One region of Baekduia soli genomic DNA includes:
- a CDS encoding helix-turn-helix transcriptional regulator — MRWTVERLIEEIDLLGARGLPREEFFAELSPRLRNVIDNDASCWHTLDPSTRLLTADAPKELIERGVFAPEATPAAGELIVRSEYMVDDVNTFAGLAARRVPVGILDHVTRGDPRRSARYRDLLLPAGIPHELRAAFVIRGRAWGAVHIARRASSGAFQQRDADALAALTGAIARGIRASLRFDAARRVTGAEAPGMVVLGPGDEVELITPPARDLLASLHPREPRCTGETIPTPVLALASFVRSAPDGGQGGGNVVTVPGGDGWVTLHASRPGPHHDGRVAVVLEPARGARSATVRLEAFGATARERDVATLLARGLSRAEIAEALVLSPHTVEDHVKSLYDKVGVGSRQELVARVFLDEYLPEVVRQTPLTSRGRFDRG, encoded by the coding sequence ATGCGATGGACGGTCGAGCGGCTGATCGAGGAGATCGACCTGCTCGGCGCGCGCGGACTTCCGCGCGAGGAGTTCTTCGCGGAGCTGTCCCCGCGGCTGCGCAACGTCATCGACAACGACGCCAGCTGCTGGCACACGCTGGACCCGAGCACGCGGCTGCTGACCGCCGACGCGCCCAAGGAGCTCATCGAGCGCGGCGTGTTCGCCCCCGAGGCGACCCCCGCAGCCGGTGAGCTGATCGTCCGCAGCGAGTACATGGTCGACGACGTCAACACGTTCGCCGGCCTTGCCGCGCGACGGGTGCCCGTCGGCATCCTCGATCACGTCACCCGCGGCGACCCTCGGCGCAGCGCGCGCTATCGCGACCTGCTGCTGCCGGCCGGCATCCCGCACGAGCTCCGCGCCGCCTTCGTGATCCGCGGGCGTGCCTGGGGCGCCGTGCACATCGCCCGCCGCGCGAGCAGCGGCGCGTTCCAGCAGCGCGACGCCGACGCGCTCGCCGCCCTCACCGGGGCGATCGCCCGCGGCATCCGCGCGTCGCTGCGCTTCGACGCCGCCCGTCGCGTCACGGGCGCCGAGGCCCCGGGGATGGTCGTCCTCGGCCCGGGCGACGAGGTCGAGCTGATCACCCCTCCGGCACGCGACCTGCTCGCCTCGCTCCATCCTCGCGAGCCGCGCTGCACCGGGGAGACGATCCCGACGCCCGTGCTCGCGCTCGCGTCGTTCGTCCGCTCCGCGCCGGACGGCGGCCAGGGTGGCGGCAACGTCGTCACCGTGCCCGGCGGCGACGGCTGGGTGACGCTGCACGCCTCGCGGCCCGGACCTCACCACGACGGCCGCGTGGCGGTCGTCCTGGAGCCGGCCAGGGGCGCGCGGTCGGCCACGGTCCGCCTCGAGGCGTTCGGCGCGACGGCCCGCGAGCGCGACGTGGCCACCCTGCTGGCCCGCGGCCTGTCCCGAGCGGAGATCGCCGAGGCGCTCGTCCTGTCCCCGCACACCGTCGAGGACCACGTCAAGAGCCTGTACGACAAGGTCGGT
- a CDS encoding quercetin 2,3-dioxygenase yields the protein MTSISAADTTTAPDGALAPIALGPGEGEHLWFFGGLTTIKADGSTTGGRMMLTEQTAPRGSGSPLHVHHNEDEWFYVLEGELTIWVAGQTVVAPAGSFVFGPRDVPHTFIVSSDEARFLLVTQEAGFEGVVRTLGIPAPVAEIPPAPTAPPDMAPILQAAADHGLEILGPPGIPA from the coding sequence ATGACCTCCATCAGCGCAGCAGACACCACGACCGCGCCGGACGGCGCCCTCGCACCCATCGCTCTCGGTCCCGGAGAGGGAGAGCACCTGTGGTTCTTCGGTGGCCTGACGACGATCAAGGCCGACGGCTCCACGACGGGCGGCCGGATGATGCTGACCGAGCAGACCGCGCCGCGTGGCTCCGGCTCGCCGCTGCACGTCCACCACAACGAGGACGAGTGGTTCTACGTCCTCGAGGGCGAGCTCACGATCTGGGTCGCCGGTCAGACGGTCGTCGCTCCGGCCGGCTCCTTCGTCTTCGGACCGCGCGACGTGCCGCACACGTTCATCGTCAGCTCCGACGAGGCGCGCTTCCTGCTGGTCACGCAGGAGGCCGGCTTCGAGGGCGTCGTCCGCACGCTCGGGATCCCCGCTCCCGTCGCGGAGATCCCCCCCGCGCCGACCGCACCCCCCGACATGGCCCCGATCCTGCAGGCCGCCGCCGACCATGGCCTCGAGATCCTCGGCCCTCCCGGCATCCCGGCCTGA
- a CDS encoding GNAT family N-acetyltransferase — MTAAHDLPTLRDGDLTLRPSSGADVAALAALLAEPEVQAWWGDTEEAEVRGMLAAQPCWTVVLDDAVCGWLLAEEEADEQFPSVAFDIVLGAGARGRGLGRRVLALAIGHFIAAGHHRFTIDPAVTNARAIRCYEGLGFRPVGVLRAYERTPDGGWRDGLLMDLLAEEFTGPATQGP; from the coding sequence ATGACGGCCGCGCACGACCTCCCCACCCTGCGCGACGGCGATCTCACGCTGCGCCCGTCATCCGGCGCCGACGTCGCCGCGCTCGCGGCGCTGCTCGCCGAGCCCGAGGTGCAGGCGTGGTGGGGCGACACGGAGGAGGCGGAGGTGCGTGGGATGCTCGCCGCGCAGCCCTGCTGGACGGTGGTCCTCGACGACGCCGTCTGCGGCTGGCTACTGGCCGAGGAGGAGGCCGACGAGCAGTTCCCGTCGGTGGCGTTCGACATCGTCCTGGGCGCCGGCGCCCGCGGGCGCGGGCTGGGCCGCCGGGTCCTCGCGCTGGCCATCGGCCACTTCATCGCCGCCGGCCACCACCGCTTCACGATCGACCCCGCCGTGACCAACGCCCGCGCGATCCGCTGCTACGAGGGCCTGGGCTTCAGGCCCGTCGGCGTCCTGCGCGCCTACGAGCGCACCCCCGACGGCGGGTGGCGGGACGGCCTGCTCATGGACCTGCTGGCCGAGGAGTTCACCGGCCCCGCCACGCAGGGGCCCTAG
- a CDS encoding NUDIX hydrolase, whose translation MPASPTPDGITVPAPAATVVLLRESGAGLEVLLLRRNARLAFHGGAWVFPGGRVDPGDDHGDGEQPAARRAAAREAREEAGVDVDPGTLHPLSHWTTPEGRPRRFSTWFFVGAAGDEAVSVDGGEIDDHAWHTPDAALAEQAADRIELPPPTFVTLTTLRGHRRIDDVLADVQGREPPVFEPRIVAVPGGECALYPGDAGWATTDPDVPGSRHRLLTVAGGWRYLR comes from the coding sequence GTGCCCGCCTCCCCCACGCCCGACGGGATCACCGTCCCCGCCCCCGCCGCCACGGTCGTCCTGCTGCGCGAGTCCGGCGCGGGCCTGGAGGTGCTGCTGCTGCGGCGCAACGCCCGGCTGGCCTTCCACGGCGGCGCCTGGGTCTTCCCGGGCGGGCGCGTCGACCCCGGCGACGACCACGGCGACGGCGAGCAGCCCGCCGCGCGCCGTGCGGCCGCACGCGAGGCACGCGAGGAGGCCGGCGTCGACGTCGACCCCGGCACGCTGCACCCGCTCTCGCACTGGACGACCCCGGAGGGCCGGCCGCGGCGCTTCTCGACGTGGTTCTTCGTCGGCGCGGCCGGCGACGAGGCGGTCAGCGTCGACGGCGGCGAGATCGACGACCACGCCTGGCACACCCCCGACGCGGCGCTGGCCGAGCAGGCCGCCGACCGCATCGAGCTGCCGCCGCCGACGTTCGTCACGCTGACGACGCTGCGCGGCCACCGGCGGATCGACGACGTGCTCGCCGACGTGCAGGGCCGTGAGCCGCCGGTGTTCGAGCCGCGGATCGTCGCGGTGCCGGGCGGCGAGTGCGCGCTGTACCCCGGCGACGCGGGCTGGGCGACGACGGACCCCGACGTGCCCGGGTCGCGCCACCGTCTGCTGACCGTCGCGGGCGGCTGGCGCTACCTGCGATGA
- a CDS encoding SMP-30/gluconolactonase/LRE family protein, with product MPLSAAPDPEELTGPPEGLVWPEAPRWHDGRLWFVDLFTGRVLTAAPGEVAQVVAQVDDDVSGLGFLPDGTPLVVSMRRRRVLRLERGGATALHADLSALAPGYLNDMVVGPTGRAYVDAIRSTQRPADGRPEDALLVVEPGGEARVAVAEAARPNGLVLDDDGTTLLQASTTGCELVAWSVDARGDLHAPRVWASTGEHTPDGICADAQGGVWVATLGSRCFLRVTEGGVVTDRIDVAPRWAVACVLGGEDRRTLFLLTAEPGELPVQAHPRTHRGHVLARRVTVPGAGRP from the coding sequence GTGCCGCTCAGCGCCGCCCCGGACCCGGAGGAGCTCACCGGCCCGCCGGAGGGCCTCGTCTGGCCCGAGGCCCCGCGCTGGCACGACGGCCGCCTGTGGTTCGTCGACCTGTTCACGGGGCGCGTCCTGACCGCGGCGCCCGGTGAGGTGGCGCAGGTCGTCGCGCAGGTCGACGACGACGTCTCCGGCCTCGGCTTCCTGCCCGACGGGACGCCGCTGGTGGTCTCCATGCGCCGCCGCCGCGTGCTGCGCCTGGAGCGCGGCGGCGCCACGGCGCTGCACGCCGACCTGTCGGCGCTGGCGCCGGGGTACCTCAACGACATGGTCGTCGGGCCGACGGGGCGCGCCTACGTCGATGCCATCCGCAGCACGCAGCGCCCGGCCGACGGCCGCCCGGAGGACGCGCTGCTCGTCGTCGAGCCCGGCGGCGAGGCCCGCGTCGCGGTCGCGGAGGCCGCCCGGCCCAACGGGCTGGTCCTGGACGACGACGGCACGACGCTGCTGCAGGCCTCGACGACCGGGTGCGAGCTCGTGGCCTGGTCGGTCGACGCCCGCGGCGACCTGCACGCCCCGCGCGTGTGGGCGTCCACCGGCGAGCACACGCCGGACGGCATCTGCGCCGACGCGCAGGGCGGCGTCTGGGTCGCCACCCTGGGCTCGCGGTGCTTCCTGCGCGTGACGGAGGGCGGGGTGGTCACCGACCGCATCGACGTCGCGCCGCGCTGGGCGGTCGCCTGCGTGCTCGGCGGCGAGGACCGCCGGACGCTGTTCCTGCTGACCGCCGAGCCCGGCGAGCTGCCCGTGCAGGCCCACCCGCGCACGCACCGCGGCCACGTGCTGGCACGGCGCGTGACCGTGCCCGGCGCCGGCCGGCCGTGA
- a CDS encoding aspartate/glutamate racemase family protein, which translates to MRRIGLLGGMSWESSAEYYRLVNEEVRERLGGLHSADCVLRSVDFAVIEALQRDGRWEQAGQLLAAEARTLAGAGAEVLVLCTNTMHKLADVIAEAAGIPFVHIADATAEAIRAEGLRTVGLLATAYTMEQDFYVGRLRERHGLDVLVPGGEDRRIVHDVIYDELCAGVADDGSRAQLRRIMAGLARRGAQAVLLGCTELGLLAGPGDSPVPVFDTTRLHARRAVALALAP; encoded by the coding sequence GTGCGCCGCATCGGGCTGCTGGGCGGGATGAGCTGGGAGTCCTCGGCCGAGTACTACCGTCTGGTCAACGAGGAGGTCCGCGAGCGGCTGGGCGGCCTGCACTCCGCCGACTGCGTGCTGCGCTCGGTGGACTTCGCGGTCATCGAGGCGCTGCAGCGCGACGGCCGCTGGGAGCAGGCCGGGCAGCTGCTGGCCGCCGAGGCCCGGACCCTGGCCGGCGCGGGCGCCGAGGTGCTGGTGCTGTGCACCAACACCATGCACAAGCTGGCCGACGTGATCGCCGAGGCGGCCGGCATCCCGTTCGTGCACATCGCCGACGCGACGGCGGAGGCCATCCGCGCCGAGGGCCTGCGCACCGTCGGGCTGCTGGCCACGGCGTACACGATGGAGCAGGACTTCTACGTCGGGCGCCTGCGCGAGCGCCACGGCCTCGACGTCCTCGTGCCCGGGGGCGAGGACCGCCGCATCGTCCACGACGTGATCTACGACGAGCTGTGCGCCGGCGTCGCGGACGACGGCTCGCGGGCGCAGCTGCGCCGGATCATGGCCGGCCTGGCGCGGCGTGGGGCGCAGGCCGTCCTGCTCGGGTGCACCGAGCTCGGGCTGCTCGCCGGGCCCGGCGACAGCCCCGTCCCCGTGTTCGACACCACCCGCCTGCACGCCCGGCGCGCCGTGGCGCTCGCGCTGGCGCCCTAG
- a CDS encoding GntR family transcriptional regulator — MATVDRSSPLPAYFQVAEDLRRRLAGGEWRTGERIAPEIALARDYAVSRVTVRQALAQLAKDDLLERKRGSGTYVRPQPLPIVYDLNLTLGAYAARLRDLGFSNRAEIIESGTLESPPAGLAATLALSAGRTVTYLVRRVIINEQPAAIYRSWFDAAMVPGIERSPGIQGSLSNVLAEDYGLVPVRSELSLEVVRSTTDEARLLDSGSDVPLLVVTSTSHLRDGRPLERAQMSWLGDRVRFHVTSEAPGRR; from the coding sequence GTGGCCACCGTCGACCGCTCCTCGCCACTGCCGGCCTACTTCCAGGTGGCCGAGGACCTGCGCCGCCGCCTGGCCGGTGGCGAGTGGCGCACGGGAGAGCGGATCGCCCCGGAGATCGCCCTGGCCCGCGACTACGCCGTGAGCCGCGTGACCGTGCGACAGGCGCTCGCCCAGCTCGCCAAGGACGACCTCCTGGAGCGCAAGCGCGGCAGCGGCACCTACGTGCGACCCCAGCCCCTGCCGATCGTCTACGACCTCAACCTGACGCTCGGCGCCTACGCGGCCCGCCTGCGCGACCTCGGGTTCAGCAACCGCGCCGAGATCATCGAGTCCGGCACCCTGGAGAGCCCGCCGGCGGGCCTGGCCGCCACGCTGGCCCTGTCCGCCGGGCGGACGGTGACCTATCTCGTGCGCCGCGTGATCATCAACGAGCAGCCCGCGGCGATCTACCGCTCGTGGTTCGACGCGGCGATGGTGCCGGGCATCGAGCGCAGCCCGGGGATCCAGGGCTCGCTCTCCAACGTGCTGGCCGAGGACTACGGCCTGGTGCCCGTCCGCAGCGAGCTGTCGCTGGAGGTCGTGCGGTCCACGACCGACGAGGCGCGGCTCCTGGACTCCGGCAGCGACGTGCCGCTGCTGGTCGTCACGAGCACGAGCCACCTGCGCGACGGCCGGCCGCTGGAGCGCGCGCAGATGTCCTGGCTCGGCGACCGCGTTCGCTTCCACGTCACGTCGGAGGCGCCTGGCCGCCGCTAG
- a CDS encoding Zn-dependent hydrolase — MTAVVPSADRATALARTMTQDLSTAATIGATGQGGISRFAWTDELAEVTAWVSGELEALGLACEIDAAGNLIARWEAGSGGAVMAASHLDTVPNGGAFDGVVGVLGALEAVRILKREGFEPARPIWVGAFMDEEGTRFGAALFGSRAFAGQDVSASLAATDRDGVSVAEAMRARGFDPDRVGEAFRARELSAYLELHVEQGPVLAAAGRRVGIVESISGVLGFVITVKGEENHAGATPTEGRRDALVGAARMILALREKARAQPELRATVGRISAAPGTFTVIPGEVTFTVDLRPSQPEVLEPCQAWLAEMVAEIAADEGLTADVHRQYALIPTMMDPAVVDALEASALEQGGDPLRMWSGAGHDAMVVAEHAPAGMVFVPSVGGISHSHHEFTESEDCELGARVLAGAIRRLASDGA, encoded by the coding sequence GTGACCGCCGTCGTCCCGTCGGCCGACCGGGCGACGGCCCTGGCGCGCACGATGACCCAGGACCTGTCGACCGCCGCGACGATCGGCGCCACCGGCCAGGGCGGCATCTCGCGCTTCGCCTGGACCGACGAGCTCGCCGAGGTCACCGCGTGGGTGTCCGGCGAGCTCGAGGCGCTGGGCCTGGCGTGCGAGATCGACGCGGCGGGCAACCTCATCGCCCGCTGGGAGGCGGGCTCGGGCGGCGCGGTCATGGCCGCCTCGCACCTGGACACGGTCCCCAACGGCGGGGCCTTCGACGGCGTCGTCGGCGTGCTCGGCGCCCTGGAGGCCGTGCGCATCCTCAAGCGCGAGGGCTTCGAGCCCGCGCGCCCGATCTGGGTCGGCGCGTTCATGGACGAGGAGGGCACGCGCTTCGGCGCCGCGCTGTTCGGCAGCCGCGCGTTCGCCGGCCAGGACGTCAGCGCGAGCCTGGCGGCGACCGATCGGGACGGGGTGAGCGTCGCCGAGGCGATGCGCGCGCGGGGGTTCGACCCCGACCGCGTGGGCGAGGCGTTCCGCGCGCGCGAGCTGTCGGCCTACCTCGAGCTGCACGTCGAGCAGGGCCCGGTGCTCGCCGCCGCCGGCCGGCGCGTCGGCATCGTCGAGTCGATCAGCGGCGTGCTCGGCTTCGTGATCACCGTCAAGGGCGAGGAGAACCACGCCGGGGCGACGCCGACCGAGGGGCGCCGCGACGCGCTCGTCGGCGCCGCGCGGATGATCCTCGCGCTGCGCGAGAAGGCCAGGGCGCAGCCGGAGCTGCGGGCGACCGTCGGGCGCATCAGCGCCGCGCCGGGCACGTTCACCGTGATCCCCGGCGAGGTCACGTTCACCGTCGACCTGCGCCCGTCCCAGCCCGAGGTGCTCGAGCCCTGCCAGGCCTGGCTGGCCGAGATGGTGGCCGAGATCGCCGCCGACGAGGGACTCACCGCCGACGTGCACCGCCAGTACGCGCTCATCCCCACGATGATGGACCCGGCGGTCGTCGACGCGCTCGAGGCCTCGGCCCTCGAGCAGGGCGGCGATCCGCTGCGCATGTGGAGCGGGGCCGGGCACGACGCGATGGTCGTGGCCGAGCACGCGCCCGCGGGCATGGTCTTCGTGCCCAGCGTCGGTGGCATCAGCCACTCCCACCACGAGTTCACCGAGTCCGAGGACTGCGAGCTGGGCGCCCGCGTCCTGGCCGGGGCGATCCGCCGCCTGGCCTCCGACGGCGCCTAG
- a CDS encoding hydantoinase B/oxoprolinase family protein, which produces MSTTERPRVDPVTAAVIGGALTSIAVEMGHRLARMSYSSIIRESEDFGCAICDAEGRQLCESTQSTPLQSGPIPGYLRGINRRFAEVGDTWRPGDVVVHNHPFYGASHQPDVGFAVPIFLGEELIGFSMTTAHHLDLGALTPGSCGIVDATDAFAEGLLLNAVKVEEEGRRNESAWRIIADNTRLPALVVGDMEAQVVAAKLGAERMLDLVQRHGLERVQAASEQLMDQSERALRAEIEKLPDGRYEAEGTMDGFLDHPDPAYRNLPVKVAITVSGSDLHVDLAGTADQVDLPINMPFEGTVDIAVCLTLRAILLDSERHDDVISNQGLFRPITISAPLGCVANPRFPAPTIARFCGGNIIADTVMRALAPVMPDAVAAGVGNLKVVAYSGAVDGGAWVYMDIVEGSYGGRHGKDGLDAVDTLYANTRNNPIEDIESHYPLRVTRYELTEQGAGAGRWRGGLGSIRDIQFLAEGGFSLEGDGNLVAPPGLFGGEPGAPGAVILNPGTEQETPLPSKIPYRKARAGDVLRLVGPCGGGYGDPSERDPEAIARDTRDGVGTVAR; this is translated from the coding sequence ATGAGCACGACCGAACGCCCCCGCGTCGACCCCGTCACCGCGGCGGTCATCGGCGGCGCGCTGACCTCCATCGCGGTGGAGATGGGCCACCGCCTGGCGCGCATGTCCTATTCGTCGATCATCCGGGAGTCCGAGGACTTCGGCTGCGCGATCTGCGACGCCGAGGGCCGCCAGCTCTGCGAGTCCACGCAGTCGACGCCGCTGCAGTCGGGCCCGATCCCGGGCTACCTGCGCGGGATCAACCGGCGCTTCGCCGAGGTCGGCGACACGTGGCGGCCGGGCGACGTCGTCGTCCACAACCACCCGTTCTACGGCGCGTCGCACCAGCCCGACGTCGGGTTCGCGGTGCCGATCTTCCTGGGCGAGGAGCTCATCGGCTTCTCGATGACCACCGCCCACCACCTCGACCTCGGGGCGCTGACGCCGGGCAGCTGCGGCATCGTCGACGCGACCGACGCGTTCGCCGAGGGCCTCCTGCTCAACGCGGTCAAGGTCGAGGAGGAGGGCCGGCGCAACGAGAGCGCCTGGCGGATCATCGCCGACAACACGCGCCTGCCCGCGCTGGTCGTCGGCGACATGGAGGCCCAGGTCGTGGCCGCCAAGCTCGGCGCCGAGCGCATGCTCGACCTCGTGCAGCGCCACGGCCTGGAGCGCGTCCAGGCGGCCTCCGAGCAGCTCATGGACCAGTCCGAGCGTGCGCTGCGGGCCGAGATCGAGAAGCTCCCCGACGGCCGCTACGAGGCCGAGGGCACGATGGACGGCTTCCTCGACCACCCCGACCCCGCCTACCGCAACCTGCCGGTCAAGGTCGCGATCACGGTGTCGGGCTCCGACCTGCACGTCGACCTCGCGGGCACGGCCGACCAGGTCGACCTGCCGATCAACATGCCCTTCGAGGGCACGGTCGACATCGCGGTCTGCCTGACGCTGCGGGCGATCCTGCTCGACAGCGAGCGCCACGACGACGTCATCAGCAACCAGGGGCTCTTCCGCCCCATCACGATCAGCGCACCGCTGGGCTGCGTGGCCAACCCGCGCTTCCCGGCGCCGACGATCGCCCGCTTCTGCGGCGGCAACATCATCGCCGACACCGTGATGCGCGCCCTGGCGCCCGTCATGCCCGACGCGGTGGCCGCGGGCGTGGGCAACCTCAAGGTGGTGGCCTACTCCGGCGCGGTCGACGGCGGCGCGTGGGTGTACATGGACATCGTCGAGGGCTCCTACGGCGGACGGCACGGCAAGGACGGCCTGGACGCCGTCGACACGCTGTACGCCAACACCAGGAACAACCCGATCGAGGACATCGAGTCGCACTACCCGCTGCGCGTCACGCGCTACGAGCTGACCGAGCAGGGCGCGGGCGCCGGGCGCTGGCGCGGCGGCCTGGGCTCCATCCGCGACATCCAGTTCCTGGCCGAGGGCGGCTTCTCGCTGGAGGGCGACGGCAACCTCGTCGCCCCGCCCGGCCTGTTCGGCGGAGAGCCGGGCGCGCCGGGCGCCGTCATCCTGAACCCCGGAACCGAGCAGGAGACCCCGCTGCCCTCCAAGATCCCCTACCGCAAGGCGCGGGCGGGCGACGTGCTGCGGCTCGTGGGCCCCTGCGGCGGCGGCTACGGGGATCCGTCCGAGCGCGACCCGGAGGCGATCGCCCGCGACACGCGTGACGGCGTGGGGACGGTGGCGCGGTGA
- a CDS encoding hydantoinase/oxoprolinase family protein, whose amino-acid sequence MLLVGIDIGGTFTDLALYDSDRGHVAVHKVRSTPEDPGRALVSGIVELCAQAGVGTGDLDGVLHGTTVATNAVLEHRGARTGMLTTEGVRDVVHIGRHQRPQPYSVMLDIPWQTAPFVERAHRLTVAERIAPPTGEVVVALDEDRVRAAAGEFREAGVEAIAVCFLFSYLDPTHERRAAEILREELPEAFVTASADVSPQFREFERFTTASMNAFVGPGTGRYLERLTAALEREGMGSELLVMRSNGGVASVAEAARRPVTLMLSGPAAGVLGAQWAAGLAGRTQLITFDMGGTSADIGIVTEAGVSQASARDTEIAGYPLLVPMFDIQTIGAGGGSIARVDEAGAFRVGPRSAGAVPGPAAYGAGGDEATVTDAHLVLGRLDPERFLGGDMALDPGAAAAVIDRLASDLGLEPAEAAEGVLRLANANMAQTIRSITIQRGHDPRDFSLVAFGGAGPLHAAELAAMLGIGEVVIPPHPGITSAAGLLTSDLRYDHMRTVFMTEGRNIDADVINRQFAELADELVARLDRDGAAPDEVHVERALDCRYLGQGYELRIPAGPEGFGPEVLEAFHEAHRAEYGHAFGDPIEIVNLRVTASGPRPKLERVDVPSETLEEALIGEHDGVWRVDGALEPRATRQLLREHLPIDEAVAGPAIVFQRDTTIVVPPGWSATATEGGALLLTADPEITIGALA is encoded by the coding sequence ATGCTGCTCGTAGGCATCGATATCGGAGGGACGTTCACCGATCTCGCCCTCTATGACTCCGACCGAGGGCACGTGGCGGTGCACAAGGTCCGCTCGACGCCCGAGGACCCGGGCCGCGCGCTGGTCTCGGGCATCGTCGAGCTGTGCGCCCAGGCCGGTGTGGGCACCGGGGACCTCGACGGCGTGCTGCACGGCACGACCGTCGCCACCAACGCGGTGCTCGAGCACCGCGGCGCCCGGACCGGCATGCTCACCACCGAGGGCGTGCGCGACGTCGTGCACATCGGCCGCCACCAGCGGCCCCAGCCCTACTCGGTCATGCTCGACATCCCGTGGCAGACCGCCCCGTTCGTGGAGCGCGCGCACCGGCTGACGGTCGCCGAGCGGATCGCGCCGCCCACGGGCGAGGTCGTCGTCGCGCTCGACGAGGACCGGGTCCGCGCCGCCGCCGGCGAGTTCCGCGAGGCCGGCGTCGAGGCCATCGCCGTCTGCTTCCTGTTCTCCTACCTGGATCCGACGCACGAGCGCCGCGCGGCCGAGATCCTGCGCGAGGAGCTCCCGGAGGCGTTCGTGACCGCCTCGGCCGACGTCAGCCCGCAGTTCCGCGAGTTCGAGCGCTTCACGACCGCGTCGATGAACGCCTTCGTCGGCCCGGGGACCGGGCGCTACCTCGAGCGCCTCACCGCGGCGCTGGAGCGCGAGGGCATGGGCTCCGAGCTGCTGGTCATGCGCAGCAACGGCGGCGTGGCCAGCGTGGCCGAGGCCGCCCGGCGACCCGTCACGCTCATGCTGTCGGGCCCGGCCGCCGGCGTGCTGGGCGCCCAGTGGGCCGCGGGCCTGGCCGGGCGCACCCAGCTCATCACCTTCGACATGGGCGGCACGAGCGCCGACATCGGGATCGTCACGGAGGCCGGCGTCTCGCAGGCCTCCGCGCGCGACACCGAGATCGCCGGCTACCCGCTGCTCGTCCCCATGTTCGACATCCAGACCATCGGGGCCGGCGGCGGCTCGATCGCCCGCGTCGACGAGGCGGGCGCCTTCCGCGTCGGCCCGCGCAGCGCCGGCGCGGTGCCGGGCCCCGCCGCCTACGGCGCGGGCGGCGACGAGGCCACCGTCACCGACGCACACCTCGTCCTGGGCCGCCTGGACCCCGAGCGTTTCCTGGGCGGCGACATGGCCCTGGACCCCGGGGCGGCCGCGGCCGTCATCGACCGGCTGGCCTCCGACCTCGGGCTCGAGCCCGCCGAGGCGGCCGAGGGCGTGCTGCGCCTGGCCAACGCCAACATGGCCCAGACCATCCGCTCCATCACGATCCAGCGCGGCCACGACCCGCGCGACTTCAGCCTGGTGGCCTTCGGCGGCGCCGGCCCGTTGCACGCCGCCGAGCTGGCCGCCATGCTCGGGATCGGCGAGGTCGTCATCCCGCCGCACCCGGGCATCACGTCGGCCGCCGGGCTGCTGACCTCCGACCTTCGCTACGACCACATGCGCACCGTGTTCATGACCGAGGGCCGCAACATCGACGCCGACGTGATCAACCGCCAGTTCGCCGAGCTCGCCGACGAGCTCGTCGCGCGGCTGGACCGCGACGGCGCCGCGCCCGACGAGGTCCACGTCGAGCGCGCGCTGGACTGCCGCTACCTCGGCCAGGGCTACGAGCTGCGCATCCCGGCCGGCCCGGAGGGCTTCGGCCCCGAGGTCCTGGAGGCGTTCCACGAGGCCCATCGCGCCGAGTACGGGCACGCCTTCGGCGACCCGATCGAGATCGTCAACCTGCGCGTCACGGCCTCGGGCCCGCGGCCCAAGCTCGAGCGCGTCGACGTCCCGTCGGAGACGCTGGAGGAGGCCCTCATCGGCGAGCACGACGGCGTGTGGCGCGTCGACGGCGCCCTGGAGCCGCGCGCGACCCGCCAGCTGCTGCGCGAGCACCTGCCCATCGACGAGGCGGTGGCCGGCCCGGCCATCGTCTTCCAGCGCGACACGACGATCGTCGTGCCGCCCGGCTGGAGCGCGACCGCCACCGAGGGCGGCGCGCTGCTGCTGACCGCCGACCCCGAGATCACCATTGGAGCCCTGGCATGA